One region of Nycticebus coucang isolate mNycCou1 chromosome 10, mNycCou1.pri, whole genome shotgun sequence genomic DNA includes:
- the CAPN12 gene encoding calpain-12: MACSSRRVTIQLVDEEAGAGARGLQLFRGQRYEAIRATCLDSGILFCDPYFPAGPDALGYDQLGPDSEKAKGVKWMRPHEFCTEPQFICEDMSRTDVCQGSLGNCWFLAAAASLTLYPRLLCRVVPPGQGFQNGYAGVFHFQLWQFGHWVDVVVDDRLPVREGKLMFVRSEQRNEFWAPLLEKAYAKLHGSYEVMRGGHMNEAFVDFTGGVGEVLYLKQNISGVFSALRHALAKESLIGATALSDQGEYRTEDGLVKGHAYSVTGTHKVSLGFTKVRLLRLRNPWGRVEWTGAWSDSCPRWDALPAEWRDALLVKKEDGEFWMELQDFLRHFDTVQICSLSPEVLGPSPAGGGWHIHTFQGRWVRGFNSGGSQPSSETFWTNSQFRLTLQEPDEEDEDEEGPWGGWGAAGARGPAQGGRMPKCTVLLSLIQRNRRRLRAKGLTYLTVGFHVFQVWSWLLGLWDSPRSRTLLPRLLRADRSPFCARRDVSRRCRLRPGHYLVVPSAARAGDEADFTLRIFSERHHTAVEIDDVISADLRALEGPYTPLELGLELLFLELAGEGEELQASQLQTLLSIALEPGRAHSQTPGEIGLKTCEQLLQCFGHGGSLALHHFHHLWGHLLEWQAIFDKFDEDASGTMNSYELRLALNAAGFHLNNQLTQSLTSRYRDSRLRVDFERFVSCAAQLTCIFRHCSQHLDGGEGVICLTHRQWMEVATFS; this comes from the exons ATGGCGTGCAGCAGCAGGAGGGTCACCATCCAGCTTGTGGACGAGGAGGCAGGGGCTGGAGCCAGGGGCTTGCAGCTCTTTCGGGGCCAGAGATACGAGGCAATCAGGGCGACCTGCCTGGATTCTGGGATCCTGTTCTGCGACCCTTATTTCCCTGCTGGCCCTGATGCCCTTGGCTATGACCAGCTGGGGCCGGACTCAGAGAAGGCCAAAGGGGTGAAATGGATGAGGCCCCAT GAGTTCTGCACTGAGCCCCAGTTCATCTGTGAAGACATGAGCCGGACAGACGTATGTCAGGGAAGCCTGG GTAATTGCTGGTTCCTCGCGGCCGCTGCCTCCCTCACTCTCTACCCCCGCCTCCTGTGCCGCGTGGTTCCTCCAGGACAGGGCTTCCAAAATGGCTACGCAGGCGTCTTCCACTTCCAG CTCTGGCAGTTTGGCCACTGGGTGGACGTCGTGGTGGACGACAGGCTGCCTGTGCGTGAGGGGAAGCTGATGTTCGTGCGCTCGGAACAGCGGAATGAATTCTGGGCTCCACTCCTGGAAAAAGCCTATGCCAA GCTCCACGGCTCCTATGAGGTCATGCGTGGCGGCCACATGAATGAGGCTTTCGTGGACTTCACAGGTGGCGTGGGTGAGGTGCTCTATCTGAAACAAAACATCTCGGGCGTCTTCTCTGCCCTGCGCCATGCCCTGGCCAAGGAGTCTCTCATAGGCGCCACTGCCCTG AGTGATCAGGGTGAGTACCGGACAGAAGATGGGCTAGTGAAGGGACATGCATATTCAGTCACAGGCACACACAAG GTGTCCCTGGGCTTCACCAAAGTGCGGCTGCTGCGGCTGCGGAACCCATGGGGCCGTGTCGAGTGGACGGGGGCCTGGAGTGACAG TTGCCCACGCTGGGATGCACTTCCTGCTGAGTGGCGAGATGCTCTGCTGGTGAAGAAAGAGGATGGCGAATTCTG GATGGAGCTTCAGGACTTCCTCCGCCACTTCGACACGGTGCAGATCTGCTCACTGAGTCCAGAGGTGCTGGGGCCCAGCCCAGCTGGAGGTGGATGGCACATCCACACCTTCCAGGGCCGCTGGGTGCGAGGCTTCAACTCTGGCGGGAGCCAGCCTAGTTCTG AAACTTTCTGGACCAACTCCCAGTTCCGGCTGACGCTGCAGGAGCCTGATGaggaggatgaggatgaggaaGGGCCCTGGGGGGGCTGGGGGGCAGCAGGGGCTCGGGGCCCAGCGCAGGGGGGCCGCATGCCCAAGTGCACTGTCCTCCTGTCACTCATCCAGCGAAACCGGCGGCGCCTGAGGGCCAAGGGCCTCACATACCTCACCGTGGGCTTCCACGTGTTCCAGGTTTGGTCTTGG CTACTGGGCCTCTGGGACTCCCCGCGCAGCCGCACACTCCTGCCCCGGCTGCTGCGCGCCGATCGTTCGCCTTTTTGCGCCCGCCGCGACGTGAGCCGTCGCTGCCGCCTGCGCCCCGGCCACTACCTGGTGGTGCCCAGCGCCGCCCGCGCCGGCGACGAGGCCGACTTCACGCTGCGCATCTTCTCTGAGCGTCACCACACGGCCGT GGAGATCGACGACGTGATCAGCGCTGACCTGCGGGCGCTTGAG GGCCCCTACACGCCTCTGGAGCTGGGCTTGGAGCTGCTGTTTCTGGAGCTGGCTGgagag GGAGAAGAGCTCCAGGCCTCACAGCTCCAGACCTTACTAAGCATTGCCCTGGAGCCGG GCAGGGCCCACAGCCAAACCCCAGGGGAGATTGGACTGAAGACCTGTGAGCAGCTGCTGCAGTGTTTTGGG CATGGAGGAAGCCTGGCCCTGCACCACTTCCATCACCTCTGGGGCCACCTCCTGGAGTGGCAG GCCATATTTGATAAGTTCGATGAGGACGCCTCTGGAACGATGAACTCCTATGAGCTGCGGCTGGCGCTGAATGCAGCAG GCTTCCACTTAAACAACCAGCTGACCCAGTCCCTCACCAGCCGCTACCGGGACAGCCGTCTACGTGTGGACTTTGAGCGTTTCGTGTCCTGTGCGGCCCAGCTCACTTGCATCTTCC GTCATTGCAGCCAGCACTTGGATGGGGGTGAGGGGGTTATCTGCCTCACCCATAGACAG TGGATGGAGGTGGCCACCTTCTCCTAG